In Gopherus evgoodei ecotype Sinaloan lineage unplaced genomic scaffold, rGopEvg1_v1.p scaffold_65_arrow_ctg1, whole genome shotgun sequence, a single window of DNA contains:
- the LOC115643628 gene encoding olfactory receptor 51G2-like: MSAVNDTKFNSAVFLLTGIPGQEDVHLWISIPFCLVYVISVVGNSVILFILRTDTGLHEPMYIFLSMLAVTDLGLSIATMPTTLGTFLFNAREISFEACFAQLFFIHSLQLNESSMLLLMAFDRFVAICNPLRYTSILTVQTIDNMGLISVLRSLTVIFPLPFLLKKFRYCQANVLSHSYCLHQEVMKMACSDISVNSIYGLFITFLTVGLDSLLIFLSYVMILNTALNIASNAEGLRALNTCVSHLCAVLLFYTPMIGLSVIHRFGKRSSPLLQTVLSYISLLLPPLINPIVYSMKSRHLRAGISRALVKCRVSS, encoded by the coding sequence atgtcagctgtcaatgacaccaaattcaaCTCTGCAGTGTTCCTGCTCActgggatacctgggcaggaagacgtccatctctggatctctatCCCCTTCTGCTTAGTGTATGTTATTTCtgtagtaggaaattcagtcattctgttcattctAAGAACAGATACaggcctccatgagcccatgtacattttcctttccatgttggcagTCACAGACCTTGGTTTATCAATAGCCACCATGCCAACAACATTGGGAACATTCTTGTTTAATGCTAGGGAGATCAGCTTCGAAGCCTGTTTTgctcagctgttcttcatccactcgcTTCAGTTAAATGAATCCTCCATGctcttgttgatggcctttgatcGCTTCGtcgcaatctgtaacccactgagatATACTTCCATCTTAACCGTGCAGACAATAGACAATATGGGACTGATAAGTGTGCTAAGAAGTTTGACTGTAATATTCCCACTCCCGTTTCTACTGAAAAAGTTCCGATACTGTCaagccaatgtcctctcccattctTATTGCCTGCACCAGGAGGTCATGAAGATGGCTTGTTCAGATATCTCAGTGAACAGCATCTACGGCTTGTTTATTACATTCTTAACGGTGGGATTGGATTCactgctcatcttcctctcttatgtgatgatcctTAATACAGCACTGAACATCGCGTCCAATGCAGAGGGCCTCAGGGCCCTGAACACCTGCGTCTCCCACCTCTGCGCCGTCCTGCTCTTCTACACACCAATGATCGGCCTGTCTGTGATACACAGATTTGGAAAGCGATCATCTCCCTTGCTTCAAACTGTCCTGAGCTacatctccctgctgctcccacccctgaTTAATCCAATCGtgtacagcatgaaaagcagACACCTGCGTGCGGGGATAAGTAGGGCATTAGTCAAGTGCAGGGTCAGTTCATGA
- the LOC115643629 gene encoding olfactory receptor 51G2-like, whose translation MSAVNDTKFNSAVFLLTGISGQEDVHLWIAVPFCLIYVISIVGNSGILFIIKTDPSLHEPMYIFLSMLAITDLGISISSMPTILGIYLFNSRKISFSACFAQIFFIHSLSKTESSVLLLMAFDRFIAICNPLRYSSILSLPRIGKMGLVFALRNLVLVFPLPFLLKRFRYCRVNVLSHSFCLHQEVMKLACSDITVNSIYGLYITLLTMGLDSLLIFLSYMMILKTVLSITSKAGRLRALNTCVSHLCAVLLFYSAEIGLALIHRFGNGSYPLLQTVLGYISLLLPPLINPIMYSMKSRHLHAGIMRAFVKCRISS comes from the coding sequence atgtcagctgtcaatgacaccaaattcaattctgcagtgttccttctcaccGGGATATCTGGCCAGGAAGACGTCCATCTCTGGATCGCTGTCCCCTTCTGCTTAATTTATGTTATTtcaatagtaggaaattcaggcattctgttcattataaaaacagatccaagcctccatgagcccatgtacattttcctttccatgttggccatcACAGACCTTGGCATATCGATATCCTCCATGCCGACGATACTGGGCATATACTTGTTTAACTCTCGGAagatcagtttcagtgcctgTTTTGCCCAGATATTCTTCATCCACTCGCTTTCAAAAACTGAGTCCTCCGTCCTCTTGctgatggcctttgaccgcttcaTCGCAATCTGTAACCCGCTGAGATATTCTTCCATCTTAAGCCTGCCAAGAATAGGCAAAATGGGACTGGTATTTGCACTAAGAAATTTGGTTCTAGTATTCCCGCTCCCATTTCTACTGAAAAGGTTCCGATACTGTCGAGTCAACGTCCTCTCTCATTCCTTCTGCCTGCACCAGGAGGTCATGAAGTTGGCTTGTTCAGATATCACAGTGAATAGCATCTACGGCTTGTATATTACACTCTTAACAATGGGGTTGGACTCgctgctcatcttcctctcttacatgatgatcctcaaaacagtgctgagcatcacatCCAAAGCAGGGCGCCTCAGGGCCCTGAACACCtgtgtctcccacctctgtgccgtCCTGCTGTTCTATTCAGCAGAGATCGGCCTTGCTCTGATACACAGATTTGGAAACGGCTCATATCCCTTGCTTCAAACTGTCCTGGGCTacatctccctgctgctcccacccctgaTTAATCCAATCATGTACAGTATGAAAAGCAGGCACCTGCATGCAGGGATAATGAGGGCATTCGTCAAGTGCAGGATCAGTTCATGA